From one Cardiocondyla obscurior isolate alpha-2009 linkage group LG06, Cobs3.1, whole genome shotgun sequence genomic stretch:
- the Y-y gene encoding yellow-y, which translates to MRVYHAECILVSICLLLRAGNVEGIQVWGMQFGRAPLLEKFTWKIMDFAYPDERSRQLAIASGEYVPENSLPVGIEIWRNKLFVTIPRWRDGIPSTLNYIPLDSNQGRSPKLIPYPNWAQNKAGLCGSGLTTVYRIHVDRCDRLWALDTGTIGIDDTTVQVCPYTLNIFDLTTDKLLRQYRLRSEDVNQNTFIANIAVDLGKDGCDDAFAYMSDELGYGLIVYSWQQNTSWRLTHSYFMPDPLAGDYNIGGLNFQWGAEGIFGMSLSPILPDGYRTLFFHPLSSHREFAVSTRILRDQQLSQNSYHEFQVLSSRGPLSHCTASVMDENGLQFFNLVDQNAIGCWNSALPYAPINQAIVARHDEALIFPSDIKVKRGSLWIMSDRMPIFLLSSLNYTDVNFRILTMPVQAAISGTVCDNVSWRFSKNQVW; encoded by the exons ATGAGAGTTTATCACGCCGAGTGCATCCTTGTTTCGATCTGTCTATTGCTACGCGCCGGAAATGTCGAGGGGATCCAAGTATGGGGCATGCAGTTTGGGCGTGCTCCGCTTTTGGAAAAATTTACCTGGAAGATAATGGACTTCGCTTATCCCGACGAGCGCAGTAGGCAGTTGGCGATAGCGAGCGGCGAATACGTGCCAGAGAACTCGCTACCGGTTGGCATCGAGATCTGGAGGAACAAGCTGTTCGTCACGATTCCGCGATGGCGCGATG gAATACCGTCTACGTTAAATTACATACCGTTGGACTCTAATCAGGGTAGATCGCCGAAGCTTATACCGTATCCGAACTGGGCTCAGAACAAGGCTGGTCTTTGTGGCAGCGGTTTGACCACCGTTTACAG aattcaCGTAGATAGATGCGATCGATTGTGGGCGTTGGACACCGGAACAATCGGAATTGACGATACGACAGTACAAGTCTGTCCCTACACTTTGAATATATTCGATTTGACCACGGATAAACTCCTCAGGCAATACAGGCTTAGATCGGAGGACGTTAATCAA AATACGTTTATCGCCAATATCGCGGTGGACTTGGGGAAAGACGGGTGCGACGACGCCTTCGCTTATATGTCCGACGAACTCGGGTACGGCTTGATCGTGTACTCGTGGCAGCAGAACACGTCCTGGCGACTAACTCACAGCTATTTCATGCCGGATCCGCTGGCGGGCGATTACAATATAGGGGGATTAAACTTTCAGTGGGGGGCGGAGGGTATTTTTGGCATGAGCCTGTCGCCAATATTGCCGGACGGCTACCGAACCCTATTTTTCCACCCTCTCAGCAGCCACCGAGAGTTCGCGGTGTCCACGAGGATTCTAAGGGACCAGCAGTTGTCTCAGAACAGTTATCACGAGTTTCag GTGTTGTCGTCGAGAGGGCCTCTTTCTCACTGCACGGCATCCGTAATGGACGAGAACGGACTTCAGTTCTTTAACTTGGTCGATCAAAATGCAATCGGATGCTGGAACTCCGCGCTACCGTACGCGCCGATTAATCAAGCGATCGTTGCTAGGCACGACGAGGCTCTGATATTCCCATCAGATATTAAG GTAAAACGCGGCTCGCTTTGGATCATGTCGGATCGAATGCCGATCTTCTTGCTGTCGTCTCTGAATTACACCGACGTGAACTTCAGAATACTTACCATGCCGGTTCAGGCAGCTATCTCCGGGACGGTTTGCGACAACGTATCGTGGAGATTTTCCAAAAATCAGGTCTGGTAg